The DNA region AATAGTTTTGAAGATTCAGGATTAAAAACCAACTGTACCACACCTTCCCGGTCGCGCAAATCAACAAATATTACTCCGCCGTGGTCTCTCCTGGAGTGCACCCAGCCGCATAGAGTTACTTTATTTCCAAGATGTTCAAGATTAGGTTCACCGCAATAATGTGTTCGTTTCATAGTGTGGTATTATACTAAAATTACAGGGGTAGTTCAAATAATGCGTTTTAAATCTTCCATAGTTATCGCTCCTTGGCGGAGTATTTTTGGCGGGGAAACAGTAAAATCAACCACAGTTGAGGGCATTCCTGTCAAGGCAGGGCCGCTATCAAGAACGATATCCGCTTTTTCAAGCAATTTTTTTGGGATTTCCTGGATACTTTGCGGGCTTTTTTTGCCTGAAAAGTTCGCGCTAGGCGCGGCTATCAATGAGCCGGATTCCTTTATAAATTCAAAAGCGACCGGGTGATCCGGCATTCTGATGCCTACGGTTTGTCTGCCGGCGGTGACCAGGTCGCTAACATCTTTATTTTTTAATAGCACTATTGTCAAAGGGCCGGGCATGAATTTATTGATGATTTTAAAGATATAATCCGGGATATTCCAGGCTATTTTGATTATATCCTGTTTATTGGCTATGTGAATAGTAAGAGGGTTGTTTTGCGGCCTTCCTTTTAATTCAAATACTTTTTTTACTGCTTCAGGGTTTAAAGCATCAACACCAATACCGTAAACCGTTTCTGTTGGAAATATAACCGTCCCGCCTTTTTTTATAGTTTCAGCGGCCAGCGCAATCTTTTCTTTTTCGGGCTTAAAATAGTCTATTTTTAAGAGTTTCATGATGTGGCTAATTTTACAATAAATATAGGCGGGAGTAAAGAGGGACATCAGTACCGGTATTGTATCATATAGTGTGTAATTTCAGTTTGACATAAAAAATGAAAAGGGCTAAACTCCTAAAGGTTATCATCAAAATAACTTAAGGAGGTAGCCCTATGGCTAACATTGTACAAGAATTAGAGTTCACTGACAAGTTCCATCGCGCCCTGTTTGAAATATAACTAAAAACTTGTATAATACCATCATGATTCGCAACGCGCTTTTTGCAGGTACCTGGTATCCAAAAA from Elusimicrobiota bacterium includes:
- a CDS encoding threonylcarbamoyl-AMP synthase produces the protein MKLLKIDYFKPEKEKIALAAETIKKGGTVIFPTETVYGIGVDALNPEAVKKVFELKGRPQNNPLTIHIANKQDIIKIAWNIPDYIFKIINKFMPGPLTIVLLKNKDVSDLVTAGRQTVGIRMPDHPVAFEFIKESGSLIAAPSANFSGKKSPQSIQEIPKKLLEKADIVLDSGPALTGMPSTVVDFTVSPPKILRQGAITMEDLKRII